From the Balearica regulorum gibbericeps isolate bBalReg1 chromosome 4, bBalReg1.pri, whole genome shotgun sequence genome, one window contains:
- the TIGD4 gene encoding tigger transposable element-derived protein 4, which translates to MAEASGSPLPEPIVRKKKSISIEEKIDIISAVESGKKKADIAAKYGIKKNSLSSIMKNKEKVLEAFESLRFDPKRKRLRTAFHTDLEEALMKWYRIAQCLNVPVNGPMLRLKANDFAQKLGRSDFKCSNGWLDRFKSRYGLVFRVQPVEAAATTTVDAPTLWYQNVLPYHLNDYQPKNVFYIQETGLLYQMLPHNTFAFKGETCSVGKLSKERITVVVGTNMDGSEKLPLLVIGKNKSPHSFKDVKSLPVDYEANVMAWMTSEVFEQWMHKLDDRFQAQQRQVVILVDSLPAHTEVKNLKSVKLVFSPPDSSLCIAMKQGVIRSLKVKYRSCLIKRFVDCVEGNKEYVLTLLDAVEMLHLCWRKVTPETIVKSYNEAGFKLETKANGNDTEVESDFDLIAHAQAAGVEFPEGLSLEEYAALDDSLETCKIPTNNERMHAKESTSDKAGTFVGDEDEDEGDQFLGAEQPSPSKNEALSALDTLRKFLRSQDMNDSLHDSLADLENFIQHVACK; encoded by the coding sequence ATGGCAGAGGCTTCGGGGAGTCCTCTGCCTGAACCCAtagtgaggaagaaaaaaagcatatctATTGAGGAAAAAATTGACATCATAAGCGCTGTGGAGAGTGgcaagaaaaaagcagacatcGCAGCCAAGTATGGCATAAAGAAGAATTCCTTGTCTTCAATtatgaagaataaagaaaaagttttggaAGCCTTTGAATCTTTACGATTTgatcctaaaagaaaaagactaagGACTGCTTTTCATACCGACCTGGAGGAGGCATTGATGAAGTGGTACAGAATTGCTCAGTGCCTGAATGTGCCGGTAAACGGTCCTATGTTGCGCCTCAAGGCTAATGATTTTGCCCAGAAGCTTGGACGTAGTGATTTTAAATGCAGTAATGGCTGGCTTGATCGTTTCAAGTCAAGGTATGGTTTAGTTTTCAGAGTTCAGCCTGTAGAAGCAGCTGCTACTACTACAGTGGATGCTCCAACTCTTTGGTACCAAAATGTTCTTCCTTATCATTTAAATGATTATCAGccaaaaaatgtgttttatatacAGGAGACTGGATTGCTGTATCAGATGTTACCGCATAACACATTCGCATTTAAAGGGGAAACTTGTTCTGTAGGCAAACTAAGCAAAGAGAGAATAACTGTAGTGGTGGGTACAAATATGGATGGTTCCGAGAAACTTCCTTTGCTTGTTATAGGTAAAAACAAAAGTCCACACTCTTTCAAAGATGTGAAGTCTCTACCTGTGGATTATGAAGCAAACGTTATGGCGTGGATGACTTCAGAAGTGTTTGAACAGTGGATGCATAAACTTGATGACAGATTTCAAGCACAGCAGCGACAAGTAGTTATTCTTGTTGATTCTCTCCCAGCTCACACAGAAGTAAAGAACCTGAAGTCTGTCAAATTAGTGTTCTCTCCTCCAGACTCTTCTTTGTGTATAGCTATGAAACAAGGAGTTATCAGAAGTCTGAAGGTGAAATACAGGAGCTGCCTTATCAAGAGATTTGTTGACTGTGTAGAAGGTAATAAAGAGTATGTGCTGACTCTTCTTGATGCAGTTGAGATGCTGCATCTGTGCTGGAGGAAAGTAACACCAGAGACTATTGTAAAAAGTTATAATGAAGCAGGATTCAAATTAGAAACCAAGGCAAATGGTAATGACACAGAGGTTGAAAGTGATTTTGATTTGATTGCACATGCACAGGCAGCTGGAGTGGAGTTTCCAGAAGGTTTATCTTTGGAGGAATATGCAGCTTTAGATGATAGCTTGGAAACTTGCAAAATACCCACAAATAATGAAAGGATGCATGCCAAAGAAAGCACATCAGATAAAGCCGGCACGTTTGTTGGTGATGAAGATGAGGATGAAGGTGATCAATTTCTGGGAGCTGAACAGCCTTCACCATCAAAAAATGAGGCTTTGAGTGCTTTAGATACCCTTCGAAAGTTTCTCAGAAGTCAAGACATGAATGATTCTCTTCACGATTCCCTAGCCGACTTGGAGAATTTTATTCAACATGTagcatgtaaataa